One window of the Rufibacter radiotolerans genome contains the following:
- a CDS encoding alpha/beta hydrolase codes for MRKILPILFLLISWQASAQLGTLRESLSAKSKILGKEVEYSVYLPADYEGSNRRYPVLYLLHGYSDDETGWTQFGEAHLIAGRMMQTGEIPPMIIVMPDAGVTWYINTHDRKERYEDFFIKEFIPHVDGKFRTRNTKEFRAIAGLSMGGYGSLIMALKHPQLFAAASPLSAAVWTDESFKSMEQNSFNRFFGSIFGPDLKGEGRLNAHWNQNSVLKLVETTPLDSLKKVRFYIDCGDDDFLIKGNMALHTAMLDKKLPHEFRVRDGGHTWAYWRTALPEVLRFVGESFHR; via the coding sequence ATGCGCAAAATACTCCCCATTCTGTTTCTGTTGATTTCCTGGCAAGCCTCGGCCCAACTGGGCACCCTGCGGGAAAGCCTGTCTGCCAAAAGTAAAATACTGGGCAAAGAGGTGGAGTACTCGGTTTACCTTCCGGCAGATTATGAGGGGTCTAACCGGCGTTACCCGGTTTTGTATTTGCTCCACGGGTATTCAGATGACGAGACCGGTTGGACACAGTTTGGGGAGGCCCACCTGATAGCGGGGCGCATGATGCAGACCGGGGAGATTCCGCCTATGATCATTGTCATGCCAGATGCCGGGGTGACCTGGTATATCAATACCCATGACAGGAAAGAGAGGTATGAAGATTTCTTTATCAAAGAGTTTATTCCGCATGTAGACGGCAAGTTCAGAACCCGTAATACCAAAGAGTTCAGGGCCATTGCCGGGCTCTCCATGGGCGGCTATGGCTCGCTTATCATGGCTTTGAAGCACCCTCAACTTTTTGCCGCCGCCTCGCCCCTTAGTGCCGCCGTCTGGACCGATGAGTCTTTCAAAAGCATGGAACAGAATTCCTTTAACCGTTTTTTCGGCAGCATTTTTGGGCCAGACCTGAAAGGGGAGGGCCGCCTGAATGCGCACTGGAACCAGAACTCGGTACTTAAGTTGGTAGAAACCACCCCGCTGGATTCCCTTAAAAAAGTGCGGTTCTACATTGACTGCGGTGATGATGATTTCCTGATCAAAGGAAACATGGCCCTGCACACCGCCATGCTGGATAAGAAGTTGCCGCATGAGTTCAGGGTACGGGACGGAGGCCATACCTGGGCCTACTGGCGGACTGCCTTACCGGAGGTGCTCCGGTTTGTGGGCGAAAGTTTCCATAGATAA
- a CDS encoding SDR family oxidoreductase, whose protein sequence is MGEKQQKRLQGQVVLITGASSGIGQGIALRMAQDGAKVVINYNSDEDGAQATVEAIEKEGGVALALKADVGNEAQVEQMFKDAKDAYGSIDILVNNAGIQKDASLVDMTLEQWQKVINTNLTGPFLCARAAAREFMAQGIKKEVSRAAGKIIFISSVHDIIPWGGHVNYATSKGGVAMMMKTLAQELAPHQIRVNSISPGAIKTDINKEDWSSPEGKEKMLSQIPYGRIGEPDDIARVASWLASDEADYVTGATLYVDGGMTLYPSFAE, encoded by the coding sequence ATGGGAGAGAAACAGCAAAAACGACTGCAAGGCCAGGTAGTCCTTATCACGGGTGCCAGTTCAGGCATTGGCCAGGGCATTGCCCTGAGAATGGCCCAGGATGGCGCCAAGGTGGTGATCAATTATAATTCTGATGAAGACGGAGCCCAGGCCACTGTAGAGGCCATAGAAAAAGAAGGAGGCGTGGCCCTGGCCCTTAAGGCAGATGTTGGCAACGAAGCCCAGGTGGAGCAGATGTTTAAAGATGCTAAAGATGCCTACGGCAGTATTGATATTCTGGTAAACAACGCCGGTATCCAGAAAGACGCCAGCCTGGTAGACATGACCCTGGAGCAATGGCAGAAAGTAATCAATACCAACCTCACCGGTCCCTTCTTATGTGCCCGCGCCGCCGCCCGCGAGTTTATGGCCCAAGGCATAAAGAAAGAAGTCTCCAGGGCGGCCGGTAAGATCATCTTCATCAGTTCGGTGCATGATATCATTCCGTGGGGCGGCCATGTGAACTACGCCACCTCCAAAGGCGGGGTAGCCATGATGATGAAGACCCTGGCCCAGGAACTGGCGCCGCACCAGATACGGGTCAACAGCATCTCGCCGGGGGCCATAAAAACCGACATCAACAAGGAAGACTGGAGCAGCCCCGAAGGGAAAGAGAAGATGCTGTCACAGATACCGTATGGCCGCATTGGGGAACCAGACGACATTGCGCGGGTGGCATCCTGGCTGGCCTCAGACGAGGCGGATTACGTGACCGGCGCCACGCTTTACGTAGACGGCGGCATGACGCTCTACCCTTCTTTTGCTGAGTAA